The following proteins are encoded in a genomic region of Eulemur rufifrons isolate Redbay chromosome 18, OSU_ERuf_1, whole genome shotgun sequence:
- the LOC138398881 gene encoding zinc finger and SCAN domain-containing protein 31-like, translating to MATVSLPWAPEETKCLFQVNNKEKPVRAQGSSPNRNSPTNQELFRQRFRQFCYKETPGPREALSQLWVLCCEWLRPEMHTKEQMLDFLVLEQFLTILPEELQAWMQEHHPKSGEEAVALLEDLERELDEPGQQVSAQGCVQEMLSDPSVPLDLAKEATHLQPQPTETWLKSESEDAQQQKDHDDMIRINKVKLSQKQKLTADMEAQEKLPGQINGKVPEYRETQEHKGRMERHQRNTSTERIYKCDECGKTFTQNSSLIRHKRIHTRERPYSCNVCSKTFIQSSQLTEHQRIHSRVKPYQCDECEKAYYSSSHLIQHQRTHTGEKPFQCNECGKAFHYSSSVIRHQRTHTGEKPYQCNDCGKSFSLSSHLIQHQRVHTGEKPYQCSECGKSFSQCSGLVHHQKIHRGKKPYECDECGKAFSYSSALIGHQRIHSGGKPHECDVCGKAFIYSSHLLGHRRIHTGKKPCKCDVCGKSFQWTSCLILHQRIHIGKKPW from the exons ATGGCCACTGTGTCCCTTCCATGGGCTCCTGAAGAGACAAAATGTCTCTTTCAAgtaaacaacaaagaaaagcctgTCAGAGCCCAGGGATCCAGCCCAAACAGGAATAGCCCAACCAACCAGGAGTTATTCCGCCAGCGCTTCAGACAGTTTTGCTACAAGGAGACTCCCGGGCCCCGGGAGGCCTTGAGCCAGCTCTGGGTGCTCTGCTGTGAGTGGTTAAGGCCTGAGATGCACACCAAAGAGCAGATGTTAGACTTCCTGGTGCTCGAGCAGTTCCTGACTATTCTGCCCGAGGAGCTCCAGGCCTGGATGCAGGAGCATCATCCAAAGAGTGGAGAGGAGGCAGTGGCTTTGCTGGAGGATTTGGAGAGGGAGCTGGATGAACCAGGCCAGCAG GTTTCAGCCCAGGGCTGTGTGCAGGAAATGCTTTCTGATCCATCAGTGCCTCTGGATCTGGCTAAGGAAGCAACACATCTCCAGCCTCAACCCACAGAGACTTGGCTTAAGAGtgaatctgaggatgctcaacaGCAAAAGGATCATG atgATATGATCAGAATCAATAAAGTAAAATTGAGTCAAAAGCAGAAACTTACTGCAGATATGGAAGCCCAAGAAAAACTACCTGGCCAAATCAATGGAAAGGTTCCTGAATATAGAGAAACCCAAGAACACAAAGGACGGATGGAAAGACATCAGAGAAACACTTCAACTGAGAGAATATATAAATGTGATGAATGTGGGAAAACATTCACTCAAAACTCAAGCCTCATTAGACATAAAAGAATCCATACCAGAGAGAGACCCTATTCATGTAATGTATGTAGCAAAACCTTCATTCAGAGCTCACAACTTACTGAACATCAGAGAATACACAGCCGAGTAAAACCCTATCAGTGTGATGAGTGTGAAAAGGCCTATTATTCCAGTTCACATCTTATTCAGCATCAAAGGacccacacaggagagaaacctttcCAATGTAATGAGTGTGGAAAAGCTTTTCATTATAGTTCAAGTGTTATTCGACACCAGCGAacccacactggagagaaaccataccaGTGTAATGACTGTGGGAAATCTTTCTCTTTGAGTTCACATCTGATACAACATCAAagagttcacactggagagaagccataCCAGTGTAGTGAGTGTGGGAAGAGCTTTAGCCAGTGCTCGGGCCTGGTCCATCACCAGAAAATCCACAGGGGAAAGAAACCATATGAATGTGATGAGTGTGGAAAGGCCTTCAGTTACAGTTCAGCTCTTATTGGACACCAGCGAATCCACAGTGGAGGGAAGCCCCACGAATGTGATGTGTGTGGGAAAGCTTTCATTTATAGCTCACATCTTCTGGGACACCGAAGAATCCACACTGGAAAGAAGCCCTGCAAATGTGATGTGTGTGGAAAATCTTTCCAGTGGACCTCATGCCTCATTTTACATCAGCGAATCCACATTGGGAAGAAGCCATGGTGA